A stretch of the SAR202 cluster bacterium genome encodes the following:
- a CDS encoding DUF1800 domain-containing protein, whose product MSDKKIELMAHLMRRAGFGATREELEERAAKGYEATVEELLHPEAQPPWEEDLARRHHIGARYGNGLPETQGWWLQRMISTKRPLEEKMTLFWHSILCTGNAKVDHPQTVQRQIEMLRKHCMGNYRDLLLDLAKDPAMIIYLDNRDNHKGAINENWGRELLELFSMGVGNYTEDDVKAASRAFTGWTHKPFPPLYPYQRYFLDFVYNPEDHDDGEKVFLGQRGRFNGEDIINIVARQPATARFIARHLYNFFVADEPPVPAWPHTPPRDGAAINILADAYLQSKYDMKVVLRVLFNSEFFKDEKVRYAKVKSPIDVVVGTLRFVGDYVTPKPGIDDLVYQTMYMGQGILNPPSVEGWHTGKEWINSGTLANRINFVAERVGDLQMPGVQKVVSRVVAKGGKVSATEFVDRCLELMGPVKVSEETRNALTAHVEKEGALRQDTEEGRAAFARRVGRTLQLIAATKEYQLA is encoded by the coding sequence ATGAGCGACAAGAAGATTGAGTTGATGGCCCACCTGATGCGGCGCGCGGGGTTTGGGGCTACGCGGGAGGAGCTGGAGGAACGGGCGGCTAAGGGATACGAGGCCACGGTGGAGGAGCTGCTGCACCCGGAGGCCCAGCCGCCGTGGGAGGAGGATTTGGCCCGCCGCCACCATATAGGGGCGCGTTATGGGAACGGGCTGCCGGAGACTCAGGGCTGGTGGCTGCAACGGATGATCTCCACCAAGCGGCCCCTGGAAGAGAAGATGACGCTGTTCTGGCATTCCATACTTTGCACCGGCAACGCCAAGGTGGACCATCCCCAGACGGTGCAAAGGCAGATTGAGATGCTGCGAAAGCACTGCATGGGCAATTACCGGGACTTGCTGCTAGACCTGGCCAAGGACCCGGCGATGATTATTTACCTGGACAACCGCGATAACCACAAAGGGGCTATCAACGAGAACTGGGGAAGGGAGCTGCTGGAGCTTTTCTCGATGGGTGTGGGGAATTACACGGAGGACGATGTCAAGGCGGCATCGCGGGCGTTCACGGGCTGGACTCACAAGCCGTTTCCGCCTCTTTATCCTTATCAGAGGTACTTCTTAGATTTTGTTTATAACCCGGAGGACCATGACGACGGGGAAAAGGTGTTCTTGGGCCAGAGAGGGAGGTTTAATGGTGAGGACATCATAAACATAGTGGCGCGGCAGCCGGCCACGGCCCGGTTCATCGCGCGGCATCTGTATAACTTCTTCGTGGCCGACGAGCCGCCGGTGCCGGCATGGCCGCATACGCCGCCGAGGGATGGCGCGGCCATCAATATCCTGGCCGACGCCTATCTTCAGTCAAAATACGACATGAAGGTGGTGCTGCGAGTCCTCTTCAACTCGGAATTTTTCAAGGATGAGAAAGTGCGGTACGCCAAAGTGAAAAGTCCCATTGACGTGGTGGTGGGGACGCTAAGGTTTGTAGGCGATTACGTTACGCCGAAGCCAGGCATCGACGACCTGGTTTACCAGACGATGTATATGGGGCAGGGGATACTGAACCCGCCCAGCGTGGAGGGGTGGCATACGGGCAAGGAATGGATTAACAGCGGCACGCTGGCGAACCGGATTAATTTTGTAGCCGAAAGGGTGGGGGACTTGCAAATGCCCGGAGTGCAGAAGGTGGTGTCGCGGGTGGTGGCGAAGGGGGGGAAGGTATCGGCCACCGAGTTTGTCGACAGATGCTTAGAGCTTATGGGGCCGGTGAAGGTGAGCGAGGAAACGAGGAACGCTTTAACAGCGCACGTCGAGAAAGAGGGGGCGCTGCGGCAGGACACGGAGGAGGGGCGCGCCGCCTTCGCGCGGAGGGTGGGCCGCACGCTGCAGCTCATCGCGGCGACAAAAGAGTACCAGCTAGCTTAG
- a CDS encoding GuaB3 family IMP dehydrogenase-related protein, which produces MSAPPIKELRRAYGFDEVAIVPGQVTINPDMAYTQMSIGPNTFDIPIIASAMDAVVSPSFAALMHQKGGLGVLNLEGIYTRYADPFSVLEEIRSAAQAEVTALFQKIYSQPIKEELVGKCVETIKKSGATCAVAVTPANTKKLSAVAIDAGADILVVQSTVTTARHISHSYKGLILSELVEAINIPVVVGNCVGYEVALELMEQGISGLLVGVGPGAACTTREVVGVGVPQVTSTMECAAARDEFYKRSGRYVTVITDGGIRTGGDLCKAIVAGSDGVMIGTPFAQTKEAPGGGFNWGMATPHPELPRGTRIKSGSKATLKQLLFGPTSVTDGTQNLVGSLKVCMGMCGAFNIKDMHKAEMVIAPSIKTEGKIFQMSRE; this is translated from the coding sequence ATGAGCGCTCCCCCCATTAAGGAGCTACGCAGGGCCTACGGTTTCGATGAAGTCGCCATTGTCCCGGGCCAGGTCACCATCAACCCGGACATGGCCTACACCCAAATGTCCATCGGTCCCAACACCTTTGATATCCCCATCATCGCCTCCGCCATGGACGCCGTCGTCTCTCCCTCCTTCGCCGCCCTCATGCACCAGAAAGGCGGCCTGGGCGTCCTCAACCTGGAAGGCATCTACACCCGCTACGCTGACCCCTTCTCCGTCCTGGAGGAGATCCGCTCCGCCGCTCAGGCTGAAGTCACCGCCCTCTTCCAGAAAATCTACTCCCAGCCCATCAAGGAAGAGCTTGTCGGCAAGTGCGTCGAGACCATCAAAAAGAGCGGCGCCACCTGTGCTGTCGCCGTCACTCCCGCCAACACCAAAAAGCTCTCCGCCGTCGCCATCGATGCCGGCGCCGACATCCTCGTCGTCCAGTCCACCGTCACCACCGCCCGTCACATCTCCCACAGCTACAAAGGCCTGATACTTTCCGAGCTGGTGGAAGCCATCAATATTCCCGTCGTCGTCGGCAACTGCGTCGGGTATGAAGTCGCCCTGGAGCTTATGGAGCAGGGCATCTCCGGCCTCCTGGTCGGCGTCGGCCCCGGCGCCGCCTGCACCACCCGCGAGGTCGTCGGCGTCGGCGTCCCCCAGGTCACCTCCACCATGGAGTGCGCCGCCGCCCGCGACGAGTTCTACAAGCGCTCCGGCCGCTACGTCACCGTCATCACCGACGGCGGCATCCGCACCGGCGGCGACCTCTGCAAAGCCATCGTCGCCGGCTCCGACGGTGTCATGATCGGCACCCCCTTCGCCCAGACCAAAGAAGCCCCCGGCGGCGGCTTCAACTGGGGCATGGCTACACCCCATCCTGAGCTGCCCCGCGGCACCCGCATCAAGTCCGGCTCCAAGGCCACGCTAAAGCAGCTCCTCTTCGGCCCCACCTCCGTCACCGACGGCACCCAGAACCTCGTCGGGTCCCTTAAAGTCTGCATGGGCATGTGCGGCGCCTTCAATATCAAAGACATGCACAAGGCCGAAATGGTCATCGCCCCCTCCATCAAGACCGAAGGCAAGATATTCCAGATGTCCCGAGAGTAG
- a CDS encoding LppX_LprAFG lipoprotein, whose translation MQRFPLFLISVFTLLSASILLASCGGSDAATPTPSPPPPPPPPQEMLSTSAARMASLKSLTFSMTHEKGVSPLMSGVVMESMDGQAALPDRFSLDVKAQATALRAFINIKILAASGKTYMTDPVSGRLQEVDPSTLPFNFTNLGGTLAGIINAMMSPLPRGIETVDGKQAQKIVGPVLSQNLSGLVPKAAQGLPVGLEVWIEENTTLLLRARISGPVVSNDPPDIIRVLTFHNFDTPITITSPV comes from the coding sequence GTGCAGCGTTTCCCCCTTTTCTTAATCTCGGTCTTTACTCTCTTAAGCGCATCCATCCTCCTCGCCTCCTGCGGCGGCAGCGACGCCGCCACACCCACCCCCTCCCCCCCCCCCCCCCCCCCCCCCCCCCAGGAAATGCTCTCCACCTCCGCCGCCCGCATGGCCTCCCTCAAATCCCTCACCTTCTCCATGACCCACGAAAAAGGCGTCTCCCCTCTCATGTCCGGCGTCGTCATGGAATCCATGGACGGCCAGGCCGCCCTCCCCGACCGCTTTAGCCTCGACGTCAAAGCCCAGGCCACCGCCCTCCGCGCCTTCATTAACATCAAAATCCTCGCCGCCAGCGGAAAGACCTACATGACCGACCCCGTCTCCGGTCGATTGCAGGAGGTTGACCCCTCCACCCTCCCCTTCAATTTCACCAACCTCGGCGGCACCCTCGCCGGCATTATCAACGCCATGATGTCTCCCCTGCCCAGGGGCATCGAGACCGTCGACGGCAAGCAGGCGCAAAAGATTGTCGGCCCCGTCCTTTCCCAAAACCTGTCCGGCCTCGTCCCCAAAGCCGCCCAGGGCCTCCCCGTCGGCCTGGAAGTCTGGATCGAAGAAAACACCACCCTTCTCCTCCGCGCCCGAATATCCGGCCCCGTCGTCTCCAACGACCCCCCGGACATCATCCGAGTCCTCACCTTCCACAACTTCGATACCCCCATAACCATCACCTCACCCGTCTGA
- a CDS encoding MFS transporter produces the protein MTETRQLNNTSPWPFVSIICLAVLFSALDQTVVVTVLPQVMADLEVPVTQLDQASWIITGFLIGYTVAIPLVARMADAYGHMLLFIAALAVFALGSTLAALAPSLESLVAARVLQALGGGAMVPVGMAMVAARLPHKNTALAVGLVGGSAEAGIVLGPLYGGAITDALDWRWVFWLNIPQSALILVPLLVLAAKPLPGRRGEVASPFLSANPPSTRVDYLGGLLLTASLTLITIALSQQSLFDLDSPLPYILLAAGLTLAALLALHQRRSASPLIPLELLRSRPALASIITKLLVGAALIIAMVTIPLMANTIQAMSPLDGGLRLIRLTAAIPLGAVVGGFLASRLGPRPITIAGLVAASVGLFLMSGWTTTANDPADSLHLILAGLGFGLVIAPLFTTAMESGPRDYQATAASLVTVSRMMGMALGLAALSAWGMGHFQSLTAGLHLPLPALGESSADYQTRLDAYQSGLTTAGVDLFQAFFRAAAALMLAGIVPALWLGKRQHEIKIPSFLETHGAN, from the coding sequence ATGACTGAAACACGTCAGCTAAATAATACCTCCCCCTGGCCCTTCGTCTCCATCATCTGCCTCGCCGTCCTCTTCTCCGCCCTCGACCAGACCGTCGTCGTCACCGTCCTACCCCAAGTCATGGCCGACCTGGAAGTCCCCGTCACCCAGCTGGACCAGGCCTCCTGGATCATCACCGGCTTCCTCATCGGCTACACCGTCGCCATCCCCCTCGTCGCCCGCATGGCCGATGCCTACGGCCACATGCTCCTGTTCATCGCCGCCCTGGCCGTCTTCGCCCTCGGATCCACCCTAGCCGCCCTCGCCCCCAGCCTCGAATCCCTGGTGGCCGCGCGAGTCCTCCAGGCCCTTGGCGGCGGCGCTATGGTCCCCGTCGGCATGGCCATGGTCGCCGCGCGGCTTCCCCACAAAAACACCGCCCTCGCCGTCGGCCTCGTCGGCGGCAGTGCCGAAGCCGGCATCGTCCTCGGCCCCCTCTACGGCGGCGCCATTACCGACGCCCTCGACTGGCGATGGGTCTTCTGGCTCAACATCCCCCAGTCCGCCCTTATACTAGTCCCGCTGCTTGTATTGGCCGCTAAGCCGCTGCCAGGACGTAGGGGCGAGGTCGCCTCGCCCTTCCTCTCCGCCAATCCCCCCTCTACCCGTGTGGACTACCTCGGCGGCCTCCTCCTCACCGCCTCCCTCACCCTCATCACCATCGCCCTCTCCCAACAATCCCTCTTCGACCTCGACTCTCCCCTCCCATATATCCTCCTCGCCGCCGGCCTCACCCTCGCCGCCCTCCTCGCCCTCCACCAGCGGCGCTCCGCCTCCCCACTTATCCCCCTGGAACTCCTCCGCTCCCGTCCCGCCCTCGCCTCCATAATCACCAAACTCCTCGTAGGCGCGGCCCTCATCATCGCCATGGTCACCATCCCCCTCATGGCCAACACCATCCAAGCCATGTCTCCACTGGATGGAGGACTCCGTCTTATAAGATTAACCGCCGCCATCCCCCTCGGCGCGGTTGTGGGCGGCTTCCTGGCTTCCCGACTCGGCCCCCGACCCATCACCATCGCCGGCCTCGTCGCCGCCAGCGTAGGCCTGTTTCTAATGAGCGGCTGGACCACCACCGCCAACGACCCCGCCGACTCCCTCCACCTCATCCTCGCCGGCCTCGGCTTCGGCCTCGTCATCGCCCCCCTCTTCACCACCGCCATGGAGTCCGGCCCCCGCGACTACCAGGCCACCGCCGCATCGTTAGTGACCGTGTCGAGGATGATGGGCATGGCCCTGGGCCTCGCCGCCCTCTCCGCCTGGGGCATGGGCCACTTCCAGTCCCTCACCGCCGGTCTCCACCTCCCCCTCCCCGCCCTCGGCGAGTCCTCCGCCGACTACCAGACTCGCCTGGACGCCTACCAGTCCGGCCTCACCACCGCCGGTGTCGATCTCTTCCAAGCCTTCTTCCGCGCCGCCGCCGCCCTAATGCTGGCAGGCATAGTGCCGGCGTTATGGTTAGGCAAAAGGCAACATGAAATTAAAATCCCTTCTTTCCTTGAGACGCATGGCGCTAATTGA